A window of [Clostridium] innocuum genomic DNA:
GCTGCAGACCGCTGTACTCTTATACATGTGGTTACATCTAACCCCTCTTGTTTCCTATCCCTTGCTTTTTCCTCCGGATACCGGAATGGTGACACCGGTAATATAGCTGGCATGATCGGAAATCAGATAACAGATCAGATCCGCTACCTCATACAGATGGCCCGGTCTTCCCAGCGGTATAGAGGATTTGTAGTTTTTAAAGAACTCCTCCGGTCTGGTGTTGACATCCCAGCCGCGACCGTATGCCTGTGCTCTATATTTTTCATCATTATTGGCAGGAGTACGGTCCAGAATATCCGGTGCCACACCGACAACACGAATATTATACGGTCCCAGCTCCTTTGCCCAGGAAATTGTAAAGGCATGAATCGCAGCCTTTGTGGCAGAATAGCAGCTATGTCCTCTGGAGCCCATCAATCCTGCACAGGAGGATAGGTTGATGATAACACCCTCCTTTTTTCCATACAATACGCGTGTTACCGCCTGAGATACCAGAAAGGTTCCCTTCTGATTGACACCAACCATAAAATCAAAATCCTCTTCACTCAGCTCATACTGCGGTTCACTGCCATAGTAATCCACAAGGATTCTCGGTCTGGTCACACCGGCATCGTTTACCAGAGCATCCACCGTGCCGAATTTC
This region includes:
- a CDS encoding SDR family NAD(P)-dependent oxidoreductase — protein: MEQKQWIDLNNKVVIVTGGAMGIGEAMVKDLLACNARVAIFDLAEPKDFSEDDRKMYVHLDIRNKKEVEAAVDAVVQKFGTVDALVNDAGVTRPRILVDYYGSEPQYELSEEDFDFMVGVNQKGTFLVSQAVTRVLYGKKEGVIINLSSCAGLMGSRGHSCYSATKAAIHAFTISWAKELGPYNIRVVGVAPDILDRTPANNDEKYRAQAYGRGWDVNTRPEEFFKNYKSSIPLGRPGHLYEVADLICYLISDHASYITGVTIPVSGGKSKG